The following are encoded together in the Blautia obeum ATCC 29174 genome:
- a CDS encoding elongation factor G: protein MDVYRTDRIRNVVLLGHGGSGKTTLAEAMAYLAGMTNRLGRVEDGNTVSDFDKEEIKRHFSISTTLIPVPWDKVKINVLDTPGYFDFVGEVEEAVSAADAAIIVVSGKAGVQVGTQKAWNLCEKYKLPRMFFVTDMDVDDVSYRKVVEELTELYGKKIAPLHFPIRENGKFVGYVNVVKQAGRKYIDKAGKEPCDIPEYLNEYLEKYHDILMESVAETSEEFMDRYFEGDEFSVTEVSAALATNVQDASIVPVCMGSPINLRGVSNLLDDICGYFPSPDKRSCNGISQKTNEIFEANYDFAKTKSAYVWKTIVDPFLGKYSLIKVASGVIKSDDTLLNVEKGEEERLNKLYVLEGSKPLEVPELHAGDIGAIAKLASVQTGDSLAAKASPVLYPKAVISTPYTYKRYKAVKKGDEDKIAQALAKMASEDKTLRVVNDSANRQTLLYGMGDQHLDIIVSKLKERYKVDIELSKPKVAFRETIRKNSDVEGKHKKQSGGHGQYGHVKMRFEPSGDLETPYVFEQVVVGGAVPKNYFPAVEKGLQECVQKGPLAAYPVVGVKATLYDGSYHPVDSSEMAFKMATILAFKKGFMDASPVLLEPIVSMKVIVPDKYTGDVMGDLNKRRGRVLGMNPDHAGNTIIEADVPQLEIYGYSTTLRSMTGGSGDFSYEFARYEQAPNDIQAKEIEARASKLDTTE from the coding sequence ATGGACGTTTATAGAACTGACCGAATTCGCAATGTGGTTCTTTTAGGACATGGGGGATCCGGAAAGACTACATTAGCAGAAGCAATGGCTTATCTGGCAGGAATGACTAACCGCCTTGGCAGAGTAGAAGATGGAAATACCGTCAGTGATTTTGATAAAGAAGAGATCAAAAGACATTTTTCTATTTCTACTACACTGATTCCGGTACCGTGGGATAAGGTAAAGATCAATGTACTTGATACACCGGGATATTTTGATTTTGTGGGTGAAGTAGAGGAAGCTGTCAGCGCAGCTGATGCAGCAATTATCGTTGTTTCAGGTAAAGCAGGTGTACAGGTAGGTACACAGAAAGCCTGGAATCTCTGCGAGAAATATAAACTGCCACGTATGTTCTTTGTAACAGACATGGATGTAGATGATGTCAGCTATCGAAAAGTCGTGGAAGAACTGACAGAGTTATATGGCAAAAAAATCGCACCACTCCATTTCCCAATCCGTGAAAATGGTAAATTCGTAGGATATGTCAATGTTGTCAAACAGGCCGGTCGTAAATATATTGACAAAGCAGGTAAAGAACCATGTGATATTCCAGAGTATCTGAATGAATATCTGGAAAAATATCATGATATCCTGATGGAATCTGTAGCAGAGACCAGCGAAGAGTTTATGGATCGTTATTTTGAGGGTGATGAGTTCTCTGTAACTGAAGTTTCCGCAGCACTTGCAACAAATGTACAGGATGCAAGTATTGTTCCGGTATGTATGGGATCTCCGATCAATCTTCGCGGTGTATCCAATCTTCTTGATGACATCTGTGGATATTTCCCAAGTCCGGACAAACGTTCCTGCAATGGTATTTCACAGAAGACCAATGAGATCTTTGAAGCAAATTACGATTTTGCAAAAACAAAATCCGCATATGTGTGGAAGACAATCGTAGATCCGTTCCTCGGCAAATATTCTCTGATCAAAGTTGCATCTGGTGTTATCAAATCAGATGATACACTTCTCAATGTAGAAAAAGGAGAAGAAGAACGACTCAATAAATTATATGTTCTGGAAGGTTCCAAACCTCTCGAAGTTCCGGAACTTCATGCAGGTGATATCGGTGCCATTGCAAAACTCGCAAGCGTACAGACAGGTGACAGCCTTGCAGCCAAGGCAAGTCCGGTCCTTTATCCGAAAGCTGTAATTTCTACCCCTTATACCTATAAGAGATACAAAGCGGTTAAGAAAGGTGATGAAGACAAGATTGCACAGGCACTTGCAAAAATGGCAAGTGAAGACAAGACGCTCCGTGTTGTAAATGATTCTGCCAACAGACAGACGCTCCTTTACGGAATGGGAGATCAGCATCTTGATATTATAGTCAGCAAACTGAAAGAGCGCTACAAAGTAGACATCGAACTTTCCAAACCAAAGGTTGCTTTCCGTGAAACTATCCGCAAGAATTCTGATGTGGAAGGTAAACATAAGAAACAGTCCGGTGGACACGGACAGTATGGTCACGTTAAGATGCGTTTTGAGCCATCCGGTGATCTGGAAACTCCATATGTATTTGAACAGGTTGTTGTTGGTGGTGCTGTACCGAAGAACTACTTCCCGGCAGTTGAAAAAGGTCTGCAGGAATGCGTTCAGAAAGGACCTCTGGCTGCCTATCCTGTAGTTGGTGTCAAAGCTACACTTTACGATGGTTCTTATCATCCGGTAGACTCCTCTGAAATGGCATTTAAGATGGCAACGATACTTGCATTCAAAAAAGGATTTATGGATGCATCCCCAGTTCTTCTTGAGCCAATCGTATCCATGAAAGTTATTGTTCCGGATAAATATACCGGTGATGTAATGGGCGATCTTAATAAACGCCGCGGACGTGTCCTTGGAATGAATCCTGATCATGCGGGTAACACCATTATCGAAGCAGATGTTCCACAGCTTGAGATCTATGGCTACTCTACAACACTTCGTTCTATGACAGGCGGAAGCGGAGACTTCTCTTATGAATTTGCACGCTATGAACAGGCTCCGAATGATATTCAGGCCAAAGAGATCGAAGCAAGAGCAAGCAAATTAGATACTACTGAATAA
- a CDS encoding prephenate dehydrogenase, protein MKTIGFIGLGLIGGSIAKTIRKFHPDYHILAYAKHKETLAAALNCNAIDAVLEEKDERYHTCDYIFLCAPVEYNIEYLKYLKNVISDDCIITDAGSVKGPIHKAVEELGMDHCFIGGHPMAGSEQSGFEHSSDHLLENAYYILTPGGQVPLEKLTEFSELIDSLGSIPMVLTAEEHDFITAGVSHLPHIIASSLVNLINKLDNEAEYMKTIAAGGFRDITRIASSSPVMWEQICIENHENISSVLDEYIRMLIQIRCSIDNQEASYLYDMFAKSRDYRDSIDASSSGLINKTYMLYIDIVDEAGGIATIATILAMEGISIKNIGIIHNREFEQGVLKIEFYEQNALEKGCALLKKRNYIVYER, encoded by the coding sequence ATGAAAACCATTGGTTTTATCGGGCTTGGCCTGATCGGAGGATCTATCGCAAAAACGATCCGCAAATTTCATCCAGACTATCATATTCTGGCATATGCAAAACATAAAGAAACTCTGGCAGCTGCATTAAACTGTAATGCGATCGATGCTGTACTGGAAGAAAAGGATGAGCGATACCATACCTGCGATTATATCTTTCTCTGTGCACCGGTAGAATACAATATAGAATATCTGAAATATCTGAAAAATGTAATTTCTGATGACTGTATCATCACAGATGCAGGAAGTGTCAAAGGACCAATCCATAAAGCTGTTGAAGAACTTGGTATGGATCACTGTTTTATTGGCGGACATCCGATGGCCGGATCTGAACAGTCCGGATTTGAGCATTCCTCAGATCATCTGCTTGAAAATGCATATTATATTCTGACTCCGGGTGGTCAGGTGCCGCTTGAAAAGCTTACGGAATTCTCAGAACTGATTGATTCACTGGGCTCTATCCCTATGGTTCTGACTGCTGAAGAACATGATTTTATTACCGCAGGTGTCAGTCATCTGCCTCATATCATTGCTTCTTCTCTTGTTAATCTGATAAACAAGCTAGATAATGAAGCAGAATATATGAAGACGATCGCAGCAGGTGGTTTTCGTGATATTACCAGAATCGCTTCCTCTTCACCTGTTATGTGGGAACAGATTTGTATTGAAAATCATGAAAATATTTCATCAGTACTTGATGAGTATATCCGCATGTTGATTCAAATTCGCTGTTCTATCGACAATCAGGAAGCTTCATACCTTTACGATATGTTCGCCAAATCCAGAGATTACCGAGATTCTATCGACGCTTCGTCTTCCGGTCTGATCAACAAAACATATATGCTTTATATTGATATTGTAGATGAGGCAGGTGGAATCGCTACGATTGCTACAATTCTTGCAATGGAAGGAATCAGTATCAAAAATATTGGTATTATTCATAACCGCGAATTCGAACAAGGCGTTCTAAAAATAGAATTCTATGAGCAGAATGCACTGGAAAAAGGCTGTGCGCTTCTGAAAAAACGCAACTACATAGTATATGAACGGTAG
- the aroA gene encoding 3-phosphoshikimate 1-carboxyvinyltransferase, with translation MEIKKQTNLRGTLTVPGDKSISHRAVMFGSLAKGTTCISHFLEGADCLSTISCFRKMGISIECRKSEILVHGKGLHGLSAPEALLDVGNSGTTTRLISGILAGQKFISELDGDDSIRTRPMKRIMTPLASMGADITSKRGNGCVPLLIHGKELHAVHYDSPVASAQVKSCVLLAGMYADGVTSVTEPFLSRNHTEIMLNYFGANVTSEGTTASILPEPVLEGRAVKVPGDISSAAYFIAAGLLTPGSEILLKNVGINPTRAGMLKVCMDMGADITLLNQSTEGEPTADLLIRTSNLKGTTVEGAVIPTLIDEIPMIAVMAAFADGTTVIRDAQELKVKESDRITVMVENLKRMGADIEGTDDGMIIHGGKPLHGATIDSHLDHRVAMSFAVAGTICDDPMEILHGDCVKISYPNFYQDLYSLGDK, from the coding sequence ATGGAAATCAAAAAACAGACAAATTTAAGAGGTACTTTAACAGTACCGGGAGATAAATCCATTTCACACAGAGCAGTTATGTTTGGCTCTCTTGCAAAGGGAACTACATGCATCTCTCATTTCCTTGAGGGTGCAGACTGCCTTTCTACGATCTCCTGCTTTCGCAAAATGGGGATTTCAATAGAATGCAGGAAGTCTGAGATTCTGGTTCACGGAAAGGGACTTCACGGTCTTTCCGCTCCGGAGGCGCTGCTGGATGTCGGTAACAGCGGAACAACCACCCGCCTGATTTCAGGTATCCTTGCGGGGCAGAAATTTATTTCAGAACTTGATGGGGATGACTCCATCCGTACTCGTCCGATGAAACGTATCATGACACCGCTTGCTTCCATGGGTGCCGATATCACAAGCAAAAGAGGCAATGGCTGTGTTCCTCTTCTGATCCATGGTAAGGAACTTCACGCAGTTCATTATGATTCTCCGGTGGCTTCTGCGCAGGTCAAATCCTGCGTCCTTCTTGCCGGTATGTATGCAGATGGGGTAACCAGTGTTACAGAGCCGTTTTTATCCCGTAACCATACAGAGATCATGCTGAATTATTTTGGTGCAAATGTAACATCCGAGGGAACAACTGCTTCTATTCTTCCGGAACCTGTACTGGAAGGCAGAGCTGTAAAAGTACCTGGTGACATTTCATCAGCAGCATATTTTATCGCAGCCGGACTTCTGACTCCGGGAAGCGAAATTCTGCTGAAAAATGTCGGGATCAATCCAACAAGAGCCGGAATGCTTAAGGTGTGTATGGATATGGGCGCTGACATCACCCTTCTGAATCAGAGTACAGAAGGTGAACCGACTGCCGATCTTCTGATTCGCACCAGCAACCTTAAGGGAACCACGGTTGAGGGAGCTGTTATTCCTACACTGATCGATGAAATTCCAATGATTGCGGTTATGGCAGCTTTTGCTGATGGAACAACTGTTATCCGTGATGCACAGGAACTCAAAGTTAAAGAATCTGACCGTATTACAGTTATGGTTGAAAATCTGAAGCGTATGGGTGCTGATATAGAGGGAACAGATGATGGTATGATCATTCATGGAGGAAAACCATTGCATGGAGCTACCATTGATTCTCATTTGGATCACAGAGTAGCGATGTCTTTTGCTGTTGCAGGAACGATTTGTGACGATCCGATGGAGATTTTGCATGGTGACTGTGTAAAGATTTCTTATCCGAATTTTTATCAGGATCTTTACAGCCTGGGAGACAAATAA
- a CDS encoding 2-hydroxyacid dehydrogenase, with translation MKILFYGTRDYDQIFFDRLKPEYPDIEFTFLESNLYKETASLAAGYDGICAFVNADLGAEVIEELRHQGIRLILMRCAGYNNVDLNKTAECGIKVLRVPGYSPEAVAEHAMALVLTANRHTHKAYIKCRENNFSLNGLMGVNLYGKTAGIVGTGKIGLAMARICQGFGMKIVAYDLYPNESSGLEYVSLDRLLAISDLISLHCPLTPETHHMINKKSISRMKDGVILVNTSRGGLICTEDLITGIRDHKFWAVGLDVYEEESDFVYEDMSEYILKTSTVQRLLSFPNVALTSHQGFFTEEALTNIAETTLQNAEAFRTGMELKNEIYL, from the coding sequence ATGAAAATTTTATTCTATGGAACCAGAGATTATGATCAGATATTTTTCGACAGGTTAAAGCCAGAATATCCAGATATTGAATTTACATTTCTTGAATCAAACTTATATAAAGAAACTGCATCTCTGGCCGCAGGATACGATGGAATCTGTGCGTTTGTAAATGCAGATCTCGGAGCAGAAGTCATTGAAGAACTGAGACATCAGGGAATACGACTGATATTGATGCGCTGTGCAGGATATAATAATGTAGACCTGAACAAAACTGCAGAATGTGGCATAAAAGTTCTTCGTGTTCCCGGATATTCCCCCGAGGCAGTTGCCGAACACGCTATGGCGCTGGTACTTACCGCAAATCGCCATACCCATAAAGCATATATCAAATGCAGAGAAAATAACTTCTCACTGAATGGGCTCATGGGAGTTAATCTGTATGGAAAAACAGCCGGGATCGTAGGTACTGGAAAGATTGGTCTTGCAATGGCACGAATCTGTCAGGGATTTGGGATGAAAATCGTTGCTTATGATCTTTATCCAAACGAAAGCTCCGGACTGGAATATGTTTCTCTGGACAGACTGCTGGCAATCAGTGATCTGATCAGTCTGCACTGTCCTCTTACACCGGAAACGCATCATATGATAAATAAAAAATCGATTTCCCGGATGAAGGATGGCGTAATTCTCGTAAATACATCACGCGGAGGACTGATCTGTACAGAAGATCTGATCACCGGTATCCGTGATCATAAATTCTGGGCAGTAGGGCTTGATGTTTACGAAGAAGAATCTGATTTTGTGTATGAAGATATGTCCGAATATATTTTAAAAACTTCCACTGTACAGCGGCTGCTCTCTTTTCCAAATGTTGCGCTGACATCACATCAGGGATTTTTTACCGAAGAAGCTCTGACCAATATTGCAGAAACAACCTTGCAAAATGCAGAAGCTTTTCGGACAGGAATGGAATTAAAAAACGAAATCTATTTATAA
- a CDS encoding deoxyribonuclease IV, producing MTVLYIGNHTSSSKGYAAMARQIIKNGGNTFAFFTRNPRGGKAKAIDETDIQNFLVLAQENHFGKIVAHAPYTLNACAAKEELRTFARETFADDLRRMEYTPGNYYNFHPGSHVGQGSEIGIQKIAEILNDVLTEEQTTTVLLETMSGKGTEVGRNFEELRKILNLVEKKSKMGICLDTCHVWDGGYDIVHDLDGVLNDFDHIIGLERLKAIHLNDSLNDCGSHKDRHARIGEGKIGMEALARIIKHPALREIPFILETPNDDSGWTEEIHVLKEAFYK from the coding sequence ATGACTGTTTTATATATTGGAAACCACACTTCATCATCTAAGGGGTATGCCGCAATGGCAAGGCAGATTATAAAAAATGGAGGAAATACGTTTGCATTTTTCACAAGAAATCCCCGTGGAGGTAAAGCAAAAGCTATTGATGAAACAGATATTCAGAATTTTCTTGTACTTGCACAGGAAAATCATTTTGGAAAGATCGTTGCGCATGCACCATATACGTTAAATGCGTGCGCTGCAAAAGAAGAACTTCGAACTTTTGCGCGTGAAACATTTGCAGATGATCTTCGACGAATGGAATATACACCGGGAAATTATTATAATTTTCATCCGGGAAGTCATGTAGGTCAGGGCAGCGAAATTGGTATTCAGAAAATTGCTGAAATTCTTAACGATGTTCTTACCGAAGAACAGACAACCACTGTTTTACTGGAGACAATGTCCGGTAAAGGAACGGAAGTTGGAAGAAATTTTGAAGAACTCAGAAAAATATTGAATCTCGTAGAAAAGAAAAGCAAAATGGGAATTTGCCTGGATACCTGTCATGTCTGGGATGGAGGATATGATATTGTACATGATTTAGATGGCGTTTTAAATGATTTTGATCATATCATTGGTCTGGAGCGTTTAAAAGCCATTCATCTTAATGACAGTCTGAATGACTGCGGAAGCCACAAGGACCGCCATGCCAGAATAGGAGAGGGAAAAATTGGCATGGAGGCTCTTGCCCGTATAATAAAACATCCGGCTTTGCGGGAAATCCCTTTTATCCTCGAAACCCCAAATGACGATTCTGGATGGACAGAAGAGATCCATGTTCTGAAAGAAGCTTTTTATAAATAG
- a CDS encoding CapA family protein — protein MNQTGRHSKKRKRKMVKKSRYYRERQLRILYIGIGAGILLLILILSFAVKGCSSRKSKAASSSKAENISQTGSLTVTPEPKMDPVSLTLSVVGDCTLGTDEYFDYDTSLNAYYENYGADYFMANVKSIFSKDDLTIANFEGTLTESTEREDKQFAFKAPASYANILTAGSVEAVNTANNHSHDYGEESFNDTLKALDTANILHFGYDETAVTEVKGVKVGLVGIYELNDHLGREEQLKQNIAKVKQDGAQLIVVIFHWGNEKEEVPDENQKTLGHLAIDEGADLVCGHHPHVLQGIEEYKGKNIVYSLGNFCFGGNAYPSDMDTIIFQQTFTIDQNGVKDDNVTNIIPCSISSDSDYNNYQPTPAEGEEATRIMQKIQKRSSWIKDGTVSDSETATESDEEYDENSDAFTDSDDTEDPEA, from the coding sequence ATGAATCAGACCGGCAGACATTCAAAAAAACGTAAAAGAAAAATGGTAAAGAAATCGAGATACTATCGTGAACGTCAATTGCGAATTTTATATATCGGAATTGGTGCAGGCATATTACTACTTATTCTAATCTTAAGTTTTGCAGTAAAAGGATGCAGTTCTCGAAAATCAAAAGCGGCTTCTTCCAGTAAAGCAGAAAACATCAGTCAGACAGGATCACTCACTGTCACACCAGAACCAAAGATGGATCCGGTATCGTTAACACTCAGTGTTGTCGGCGACTGTACATTGGGAACTGACGAATACTTCGATTATGATACCAGCCTGAATGCATATTACGAAAATTATGGCGCGGACTATTTTATGGCAAATGTAAAAAGTATTTTTTCTAAGGATGACCTGACAATTGCAAATTTTGAAGGAACTCTTACAGAATCTACGGAACGAGAAGACAAGCAATTTGCCTTTAAGGCACCCGCTTCCTACGCAAATATACTTACAGCAGGCTCTGTAGAAGCTGTTAATACAGCAAATAATCACAGCCATGACTATGGTGAGGAAAGTTTCAATGATACATTGAAGGCTCTGGATACAGCGAATATCCTTCATTTTGGCTATGATGAGACTGCTGTTACAGAAGTAAAGGGTGTCAAAGTAGGGCTGGTAGGAATCTATGAGCTGAATGATCATCTTGGCCGGGAAGAACAGCTGAAACAGAATATTGCCAAAGTAAAACAAGATGGTGCACAGCTGATCGTTGTTATCTTTCACTGGGGAAATGAAAAAGAGGAAGTTCCGGATGAAAACCAGAAAACACTTGGACATCTGGCAATTGATGAGGGGGCAGATCTTGTCTGCGGCCATCATCCACATGTTCTGCAGGGAATCGAAGAATATAAAGGTAAGAATATCGTATACAGCCTTGGAAATTTCTGCTTTGGTGGAAATGCATATCCAAGTGATATGGACACTATAATTTTCCAGCAGACATTCACGATTGATCAGAATGGTGTAAAAGATGACAATGTAACCAATATCATTCCATGTTCCATCTCATCTGATTCTGATTATAATAACTACCAGCCAACTCCTGCTGAGGGCGAAGAAGCTACTCGAATCATGCAAAAGATCCAGAAAAGAAGTTCCTGGATCAAGGACGGTACAGTAAGTGATTCTGAAACAGCTACAGAATCAGATGAAGAATATGATGAAAATTCAGATGCGTTTACAGATTCTGATGATACTGAGGATCCAGAAGCCTGA
- a CDS encoding LysR family transcriptional regulator, which yields MTYQDIHTFLTIASSSSLSKAAESLFVSQPALSHRLSALEEELGTELIIRRKGSRTLELTDAGQRFVPIARKWEQLWIETGKIKFERPSTQLRIVNVDSLNFYFMPQVIENFLESHPKCSLHINTMQSNLSYKSIENKEADLGLITNPHFFKKVQTIPLFEEQLVFVCHKSASYQDGILPSQLNSTDEIYIPWSNTFLMWHDYWFGNDPEVKVMLDNMALLRQLLDLKDAWAIMPATLGHKLAENENCRIVSLENGPEYRTCYAIMNDQRNAHPLVTEFLQELLNTVSKIPEIRLLDPQYHQNL from the coding sequence ATGACATATCAGGATATACACACGTTTCTTACCATAGCATCCAGTTCTTCTCTTTCCAAAGCAGCAGAAAGTCTTTTTGTATCACAGCCGGCATTAAGTCATCGTCTGTCAGCACTGGAAGAGGAGCTGGGGACAGAGCTGATCATACGTCGCAAAGGATCCCGTACACTGGAGCTTACCGATGCGGGCCAGCGTTTTGTCCCAATTGCCAGAAAATGGGAACAGCTGTGGATTGAAACCGGAAAGATTAAGTTCGAGCGGCCATCCACACAGCTTCGAATTGTAAATGTAGACAGCCTTAATTTTTATTTTATGCCACAGGTAATTGAGAATTTTCTGGAGAGTCATCCAAAATGTAGTCTGCATATCAACACCATGCAGTCAAATCTTTCTTATAAATCTATCGAAAATAAAGAAGCAGATCTTGGCCTGATCACCAATCCCCATTTCTTCAAAAAGGTTCAGACAATCCCACTTTTTGAAGAACAGCTTGTATTTGTGTGCCACAAAAGTGCTTCCTATCAGGATGGGATTCTCCCGTCTCAGTTAAACAGCACCGATGAGATCTATATTCCATGGAGCAATACTTTTCTTATGTGGCATGATTACTGGTTTGGAAATGATCCTGAAGTCAAAGTTATGCTGGATAATATGGCATTATTGCGTCAGCTGCTTGATCTGAAAGATGCTTGGGCAATCATGCCGGCAACTCTTGGACATAAATTAGCCGAAAACGAAAACTGCCGGATCGTTTCTCTTGAAAACGGTCCGGAGTATCGTACATGCTATGCAATTATGAATGACCAGCGAAATGCACATCCTCTGGTCACGGAATTTCTGCAGGAGCTTCTGAATACAGTAAGCAAAATTCCTGAAATCAGGCTTCTGGATCCTCAGTATCATCAGAATCTGTAA
- a CDS encoding YoaK family protein produces the protein MDEATLERRLHLNMTLIGGFMVGYGVINRHDILGSAQTGNMVSLAMDAVGHADEEWFFRIIALIIYVASVSLTVILSHKISKMSQKRLSILIDGAVLLIIGFYPAEMNPFVALFPIFFATAFQWCSFKGADGFASSSIFCSNNLRQCVTGFTEYLCSKDEQSLHRGIYFGKVLLSFYGGVAVSFLATQILDLKASWIGILPTVSAFLLCNVEYGRCKVKKEDILKASA, from the coding sequence ATGGATGAAGCAACGCTGGAAAGAAGGCTGCATCTGAATATGACTCTGATTGGTGGGTTTATGGTTGGATATGGTGTTATAAATCGCCATGATATACTTGGATCTGCACAGACTGGAAATATGGTTTCGTTGGCTATGGATGCCGTAGGACATGCAGATGAGGAGTGGTTTTTCCGTATCATAGCGTTGATAATTTATGTTGCATCAGTATCGTTGACTGTGATCCTCTCTCATAAGATCTCAAAGATGAGTCAAAAAAGACTCAGTATTCTGATAGATGGAGCTGTTTTGCTGATCATTGGTTTTTATCCGGCGGAAATGAATCCATTTGTTGCTCTGTTTCCAATCTTTTTTGCTACAGCTTTTCAGTGGTGTTCATTTAAAGGAGCAGATGGTTTTGCAAGCTCCAGTATTTTTTGTAGCAACAATCTTCGTCAGTGCGTAACAGGATTTACAGAATATCTGTGCAGCAAAGATGAACAGTCTCTTCACAGAGGAATTTATTTTGGAAAAGTACTGCTCAGTTTTTATGGGGGCGTTGCCGTTTCCTTCCTGGCAACACAGATCTTGGATCTGAAGGCTTCCTGGATTGGAATTCTTCCAACTGTTTCTGCGTTTCTATTATGTAATGTAGAATATGGAAGGTGTAAAGTAAAAAAAGAGGATATCCTCAAGGCTTCTGCCTGA
- a CDS encoding DUF6092 family protein produces MNNPEFELLVYLITSAKALPEEPACYGSIRLTEAASRLCKIICEKYPENDAYRALLGCIDADKGKALTEPEGFAKMLEKASEMLVDCL; encoded by the coding sequence ATGAATAATCCAGAATTTGAATTACTTGTCTATCTGATCACAAGTGCAAAAGCACTTCCGGAAGAACCTGCATGTTATGGTTCAATCAGACTGACAGAGGCTGCATCCAGACTTTGCAAGATTATCTGTGAAAAATATCCGGAAAATGATGCTTACCGTGCACTGCTTGGATGTATTGACGCAGACAAAGGAAAGGCATTGACAGAACCGGAAGGTTTCGCCAAAATGTTGGAAAAAGCATCTGAGATGCTTGTGGACTGTCTTTAA
- a CDS encoding nitroreductase family protein produces MLLNEAIMGRHSIRSFRPDPVEKSLLLTLADAAQQAPSASNLQAWRFLFITDQQLKEKVDLFSPGLSGKPPVILVICSDMHKAARKGGKNSEVYGCLMDASMAAENLMLKAVELGLGTCAIKSYNDSAIRKILNIPERYRIEMLMSIGYPQGEPRCPKRPPLEEICFFDHITESEKENHE; encoded by the coding sequence ATGTTGTTAAACGAAGCTATTATGGGCCGTCACAGCATCCGGTCTTTTCGTCCTGATCCTGTAGAAAAATCCTTACTGCTTACTCTGGCTGATGCGGCTCAGCAGGCGCCTTCAGCCAGCAATCTGCAGGCGTGGAGATTTCTGTTCATCACTGATCAGCAGCTCAAAGAAAAAGTTGATCTCTTTAGTCCTGGACTTTCAGGCAAGCCTCCGGTCATCCTTGTGATTTGTTCAGATATGCATAAAGCAGCCAGAAAGGGTGGTAAAAATTCAGAAGTATACGGTTGTCTGATGGATGCTTCCATGGCTGCTGAAAATCTTATGCTCAAAGCTGTTGAATTAGGGCTCGGGACATGTGCAATCAAATCCTATAATGATTCTGCGATACGTAAGATTCTGAACATCCCTGAACGATATCGTATTGAAATGCTCATGTCGATTGGATATCCCCAGGGTGAACCACGTTGCCCCAAACGTCCTCCGTTAGAAGAGATATGTTTTTTTGATCATATTACAGAATCAGAGAAGGAGAATCATGAATAA
- a CDS encoding aspartate/glutamate racemase family protein, translating to MNKKFKVGLIRVLTTEDEEVLQSHGKQIMEYFPELEVVTKCIPDQYEGIHSPELGEIALPKIVETARSFTDVDMIIVSCADDPGVAEIRKVLPDIPVTGGGETTVALALKYGSRIGVLGITDYAPQAYMRMIPDQMILGRPEGVHSTLDLMTPEGKASVLKLGMKLKEQGAEVIALACTGLATIGIAKDLEKETGLPVIDPVMAEGMFAYFEYLRKK from the coding sequence ATGAATAAAAAGTTTAAAGTTGGTCTGATCCGTGTACTCACAACCGAAGATGAAGAAGTGCTTCAGTCACATGGAAAACAGATCATGGAATATTTTCCTGAACTGGAGGTAGTAACCAAATGCATTCCGGATCAGTATGAAGGAATACACAGCCCTGAGCTCGGTGAAATTGCCCTTCCCAAAATTGTTGAAACAGCACGTTCCTTTACGGATGTAGATATGATCATCGTAAGCTGTGCAGATGATCCGGGTGTTGCAGAAATCCGTAAAGTTCTCCCGGACATTCCTGTTACCGGCGGCGGTGAGACAACTGTAGCACTGGCTCTCAAATACGGAAGCAGGATAGGTGTACTTGGAATTACAGACTATGCACCTCAGGCATACATGAGAATGATCCCTGATCAGATGATTCTCGGCAGACCAGAAGGTGTACACAGCACACTGGATCTGATGACTCCGGAAGGAAAAGCAAGTGTACTGAAACTGGGTATGAAATTAAAAGAACAGGGTGCAGAAGTAATTGCTCTTGCCTGCACCGGACTTGCAACAATCGGCATTGCCAAAGATCTTGAAAAAGAGACTGGACTTCCAGTTATTGACCCGGTTATGGCAGAAGGTATGTTTGCTTATTTTGAATATCTCAGAAAAAAATAA